The following are from one region of the Stigmatella ashevillena genome:
- a CDS encoding M28 family metallopeptidase, protein MRLLGLWACLLLLPSLGHAKAPSLAAQRWWSHVEALASDGMEGRETGSAGYVRAAEYVAAKLAEAGVQPGAGTGFLQEVPLTSRRLVREKSRLVLVREGKEEPLVLGQDLILSPASSRAGPVEAGLVFVGYGLTIPEAGHDDLAGLELRGKVLVVLTGGTPPGVSSNLAAHYKSREEIARAYDRAGAVGVLMVKNPRTQEVPWERAVGSMLHPAMLLAKPASQEDRELPLLGTLNPLSADKVFAGSGHTFEELVALADAGKPMPHFALPASVRGHLELEQSQLQSFNVVGRLPGSDPKLAEECVVLTAHLDHVGFGQPVNGDSLYNGAMDNATGVAALLEVARSFQEGKGRKPRRTLLFVAVTGEEKGLLGSRWFAEHPPEGTGRMVANVNTDMFLPLTPLKRLIAYGMEESSLASPVKASAAHLGIEVLPDPNPDANLFVRSDQYSFIRQGVPALSLKFGYRKGSAEEAVFKEWRMKRYHAPADDLSQPMDREAAVRFVKLLADLSQRIADGPARPRWNADSFFRRFESSPASAGPPPSP, encoded by the coding sequence ATGAGACTGCTCGGGCTCTGGGCCTGCTTGCTGCTGCTCCCTTCGCTCGGGCATGCGAAGGCGCCCTCTCTTGCTGCGCAACGGTGGTGGTCGCACGTCGAGGCGCTGGCCAGCGATGGCATGGAAGGGCGCGAAACGGGCAGTGCGGGCTATGTCCGCGCCGCCGAGTACGTGGCGGCGAAGCTGGCCGAAGCGGGGGTTCAGCCCGGGGCGGGGACGGGGTTTCTGCAGGAAGTTCCCCTCACGTCGCGACGGTTGGTCCGCGAGAAGAGCCGGCTGGTGCTGGTCCGGGAGGGGAAGGAAGAGCCGCTGGTGCTCGGCCAGGATCTGATCCTGAGCCCCGCCTCGAGCCGCGCCGGGCCCGTGGAGGCAGGGCTTGTCTTCGTTGGGTACGGGTTGACCATCCCGGAGGCGGGACACGACGACCTGGCCGGACTGGAGCTCCGGGGCAAGGTGCTGGTCGTCCTGACCGGAGGCACGCCGCCGGGTGTGTCGAGCAACCTCGCTGCTCATTACAAGTCTCGGGAGGAGATTGCGCGAGCGTATGACCGCGCAGGCGCCGTGGGCGTGCTGATGGTGAAGAACCCACGGACCCAGGAAGTCCCTTGGGAGCGGGCCGTGGGAAGCATGCTGCACCCGGCGATGTTGCTGGCCAAGCCTGCGTCCCAGGAGGACCGAGAGCTTCCGTTGTTGGGGACCCTCAATCCTTTGAGCGCGGACAAGGTCTTCGCGGGCAGTGGCCACACCTTCGAGGAGCTGGTGGCCCTGGCGGATGCGGGCAAGCCGATGCCGCACTTCGCGCTGCCCGCTTCGGTCCGGGGCCATCTGGAACTGGAGCAGTCGCAGCTCCAGTCGTTCAATGTCGTGGGCCGTCTGCCAGGATCGGATCCGAAGCTGGCGGAGGAGTGCGTGGTGCTCACGGCGCACCTGGACCACGTGGGGTTCGGCCAGCCCGTGAACGGTGACAGCCTCTACAACGGCGCCATGGACAACGCCACGGGCGTGGCCGCGCTGTTGGAGGTGGCCCGGTCCTTTCAGGAGGGCAAGGGACGGAAGCCGCGCCGCACTCTCCTGTTCGTGGCCGTGACGGGGGAGGAGAAAGGGTTGCTGGGCTCGCGGTGGTTCGCCGAGCATCCTCCCGAGGGTACGGGACGGATGGTGGCCAACGTGAACACGGACATGTTCCTCCCCCTGACACCGCTCAAGCGGCTCATCGCCTATGGGATGGAGGAGTCCTCTCTGGCCAGCCCCGTGAAGGCCAGTGCCGCGCACTTGGGAATCGAAGTGCTGCCCGATCCCAATCCCGACGCGAACCTCTTCGTGAGGAGCGACCAGTACAGCTTCATCCGCCAGGGGGTGCCCGCGCTGTCCCTCAAGTTCGGTTACCGCAAAGGCTCGGCGGAGGAGGCTGTGTTCAAGGAGTGGCGCATGAAGCGCTACCACGCCCCCGCCGATGATCTGTCTCAGCCCATGGACCGCGAGGCGGCCGTCCGCTTCGTGAAGCTCCTGGCGGACCTCTCGCAGCGGATAGCGGATGGCCCCGCGCGGCCTCGGTGGAACGCGGACAGCTTCTTCAGGCGGTTCGAATCATCGCCTGCGTCCGCTGGGCCCCCCCCATCCCCTTGA